Proteins from one Candidatus Dormiibacterota bacterium genomic window:
- a CDS encoding amidohydrolase family protein — translation MKAQHLLLGWVAAGLVAWAAVAAENPPAPKQDAPPKLSVLRCGRLLDVRTGSLKEGALVVVRGDRIEGVLDRGAKIPEGAAVIDLSAYTVLPGLVDAHTHTFLQPGDYDVQLLKQSLPRRTLQAAAQARALLLAGFTTIRDLETEGAMYGDADLRDAIADGIVPGPRMQVATRAISTTGNYALLGYAHEVTVPKGVQIADGPWEIRKAVREQIQNGADWLKFYGDYRTFTPTGEILDLRVTMTQEEMDALVDEAGRRHRPVSAHCYSDDAARAAVRAGVRSVEHGLFLDEATFKMMLDKGVYYCPTLTAYMTSYETTPTPAWKKVVDGHRDSFQRALRMKVKIASGSDAGDFPPAQAGRELELMVRYGMSPLKAIQAATLVDAELLGWQERIGAVEAGRLADLIGVEGNPLEDIGAVRRVRFVMKGGEVFAGGGPPQSDASR, via the coding sequence ATGAAGGCACAACACCTCCTGCTCGGATGGGTCGCGGCCGGCCTGGTCGCGTGGGCGGCGGTCGCCGCCGAGAACCCGCCCGCTCCGAAACAGGACGCTCCGCCGAAGCTCTCGGTGCTCCGGTGCGGCCGCCTCCTCGACGTGCGCACCGGGAGCCTGAAGGAAGGTGCCCTCGTCGTGGTCCGCGGCGATCGGATCGAAGGCGTCCTCGATCGGGGCGCGAAGATTCCCGAGGGGGCCGCGGTCATCGACCTCTCGGCCTACACGGTGCTCCCCGGCCTCGTCGACGCCCACACGCACACCTTCCTGCAGCCCGGCGACTACGACGTGCAGCTCCTGAAGCAGTCCCTGCCGCGCCGCACTCTGCAGGCGGCGGCGCAGGCGCGCGCCCTTCTCCTGGCGGGGTTCACGACGATCCGCGACCTGGAGACCGAGGGGGCGATGTACGGCGACGCCGATCTGCGCGACGCCATCGCCGACGGTATCGTGCCGGGACCCAGGATGCAGGTCGCGACGCGGGCGATCTCGACCACCGGCAACTACGCCCTCCTCGGCTACGCCCACGAGGTGACGGTGCCGAAGGGGGTGCAGATCGCCGACGGTCCGTGGGAGATCCGCAAGGCGGTGCGCGAGCAGATCCAGAACGGCGCCGACTGGCTGAAGTTCTACGGCGACTACCGCACGTTCACGCCGACCGGCGAGATCCTCGACCTGCGCGTCACCATGACCCAGGAGGAGATGGACGCGCTGGTCGACGAGGCGGGGCGCAGGCACCGCCCGGTGTCGGCGCACTGCTACAGCGACGACGCGGCCCGGGCGGCCGTGCGCGCCGGGGTCCGCTCCGTCGAGCACGGGCTGTTCCTCGACGAGGCGACCTTCAAGATGATGCTGGACAAGGGGGTGTACTACTGCCCGACCCTGACCGCCTACATGACGTCCTACGAGACGACGCCGACCCCGGCCTGGAAGAAGGTCGTCGACGGCCACCGAGACTCGTTCCAGCGCGCCCTCAGGATGAAGGTGAAGATCGCTTCGGGGAGCGACGCGGGGGACTTCCCCCCGGCCCAGGCCGGGCGCGAGCTCGAATTGATGGTCCGGTACGGGATGTCCCCGCTGAAGGCGATCCAGGCGGCGACGCTCGTCGACGCCGAGCTCCTCGGCTGGCAGGAGCGCATCGGCGCGGTCGAGGCGGGGAGGCTGGCCGATCTCATCGGCGTCGAGGGAAACCCGCTCGAAGACATCGGCGCCGTACGTCGGGTGCGCTTCGTCATGAAGGGCGGGGAGGTGTTCGCGGGCGGCGGTCCGCCTCAGTCCGACGCGTCGCGGTAG
- a CDS encoding ATP-grasp domain-containing protein: MRTVRVLFLGASRLVGLMRRFRAAAAAESVAIDLASIEDESPWHAIDAAGTCRVVHGPAFDSPEFDPFVLRLVEEGPVDAVIPVIDPAVQAVARLSEALQRAGALPIVSRAELCQQVYDKAEAVRFFRSHGVAIPDGPAFPRLAKPRFGSSSRDHVVFRDQDELTFWSARNRARDYVIQPFLQGTEYSVDAYVTRDGRLQGAVARVRVVVSGGEVMVTRTERDEAVLDVARRTAAIPGWYGPLNIQVMKTAAGPFLLEVNPRFSSGVICAIEAGLDGPRFILRERLGRSLPAGPIEWRSGLCMTRSREDHFVWLS; the protein is encoded by the coding sequence GTGAGGACGGTCCGCGTCCTGTTTCTGGGGGCCTCTCGTCTGGTCGGTCTCATGCGCCGCTTCCGGGCCGCGGCCGCGGCCGAGAGCGTGGCCATCGACCTGGCTTCGATCGAGGACGAGTCCCCCTGGCACGCCATCGATGCGGCGGGGACCTGCCGCGTCGTGCACGGCCCGGCCTTCGACAGCCCGGAGTTCGATCCCTTCGTCCTCCGCCTCGTCGAGGAGGGGCCGGTCGACGCCGTCATCCCCGTGATCGATCCCGCGGTCCAGGCCGTGGCGCGCCTGTCGGAGGCGCTGCAACGGGCCGGCGCGCTTCCGATCGTGAGCCGAGCCGAGCTGTGCCAGCAGGTGTACGACAAGGCGGAGGCGGTCCGGTTCTTCCGCTCGCACGGCGTCGCGATCCCCGACGGCCCGGCCTTCCCGCGCCTGGCGAAGCCGCGTTTCGGATCGTCGTCGCGCGACCACGTCGTGTTTCGCGATCAGGACGAGCTGACCTTCTGGAGCGCCCGCAACCGCGCGCGGGATTACGTCATCCAGCCCTTCCTTCAGGGGACGGAGTACAGCGTGGACGCCTACGTGACCCGTGACGGCCGGCTGCAGGGGGCCGTGGCGCGCGTGCGTGTCGTCGTCTCGGGGGGGGAGGTCATGGTCACCCGGACCGAGCGGGACGAGGCGGTGCTCGACGTGGCGCGCAGGACCGCCGCGATCCCCGGCTGGTACGGCCCGCTCAACATCCAGGTCATGAAGACCGCGGCCGGTCCCTTCCTGCTCGAGGTGAACCCGCGCTTCAGCAGCGGCGTCATCTGCGCCATCGAGGCCGGTCTCGACGGTCCGCGCTTCATTCTCCGGGAGAGACTCGGCCGATCCCTTCCCGCCGGCCCGATCGAATGGCGATCCGGATTGTGCATGACCCGTTCCAGGGAGGACCACTTCGTATGGTTATCCTGA
- a CDS encoding NAD(P)-dependent oxidoreductase, with product MKVLVTGGAGYIGAVLVPHLLENGCRVKVLDNLMYGGGTLLPNVRHPNFEFVRGDVRDERDVREALKGCDAVVHLAAVVGFPACRKYPDLATSVNVNGTKVVADAAGRSRLVLFGSTGSNYGALIDKVCTEDTPLQPLTLYGKTKTAAETYIMEHCTAVAYRFATAFGVSPRMRLDLLVNEFVYTAIKMRYLVVYEAHFMRTFIHVHDIARSFLFAIENGQKMRGQVYNVGSEDMNYSKADVCEMIRSKVDYYLHYADVGQDADKRNYIVSYRKIGDLGFKTTIALEQGIDELVRGVEVLEFKTPYSNL from the coding sequence ATGAAAGTCCTGGTCACCGGCGGAGCGGGGTACATCGGTGCCGTTCTCGTGCCCCACCTCCTGGAGAACGGCTGCCGCGTCAAGGTCCTCGACAACCTGATGTACGGGGGAGGAACCCTCCTGCCGAACGTGCGTCACCCGAACTTCGAGTTCGTGCGCGGCGACGTGCGCGACGAGCGCGACGTGCGCGAGGCTCTCAAGGGATGCGACGCCGTCGTGCACCTGGCGGCGGTGGTCGGATTTCCCGCCTGCCGCAAGTACCCGGACCTGGCGACCTCGGTCAACGTCAACGGCACGAAGGTGGTAGCCGACGCGGCCGGCAGGAGCCGGCTCGTCCTGTTCGGCTCGACCGGCAGCAACTACGGCGCGCTCATCGACAAGGTCTGCACGGAGGACACGCCGCTCCAGCCGCTGACGCTCTACGGCAAGACGAAAACGGCCGCCGAAACGTACATCATGGAGCACTGCACCGCGGTCGCCTACCGCTTCGCCACCGCCTTCGGCGTCTCACCGCGCATGCGGCTCGACCTCCTGGTCAACGAGTTCGTCTACACGGCCATCAAGATGCGCTATCTCGTCGTCTACGAGGCGCACTTCATGCGGACCTTCATCCACGTCCATGACATCGCCCGCTCGTTCCTGTTCGCCATCGAGAACGGACAGAAGATGCGCGGCCAGGTCTACAATGTGGGCTCGGAGGACATGAACTACAGCAAGGCGGACGTGTGCGAGATGATCCGTTCGAAGGTCGACTACTACCTGCACTACGCCGACGTCGGCCAGGACGCCGACAAGCGCAACTACATCGTCTCGTACAGGAAGATCGGCGACCTCGGGTTCAAGACGACGATCGCCCTGGAACAGGGAATCGACGAGCTGGTGCGTGGTGTCGAGGTCCTCGAGTTCAAGACGCCCTATTCCAACCTCTGA
- a CDS encoding glycosyltransferase — protein sequence MRDAPVPDAQAWDTPAREANRTDRVRVSFVLSTRNRADHLDRAIRNARELMGADDELIIVDGGSTDGTAEVVRRHADIVTQFVSAPDTGEAHGFNRGLLMARGRIIKLLGDDDYLYPEGMRRAIAMLEDHPEIDALMCGGEACEFDPASGRTRLVEYRFLPPGMHLRDDVTHVLRYTQCGLGLVLARRVLERVGLLDTSFRAVDTDYMARLIRSGVDFRYYNVKLFRHITHPHSGQNREAESLRDRARVLLGSGAFPRIDEARSPSALAQALGLDRVPRGEALALLIWYAERLRRGRLGFLLSWMAWGTRAAAGVFRVCRGVARRILPAGMMRGRRDVDLAVEPEWDGSLR from the coding sequence ATGCGCGACGCCCCGGTCCCGGACGCCCAGGCCTGGGACACACCGGCCCGCGAGGCGAACAGGACGGACCGGGTGCGCGTGAGCTTCGTGCTGTCCACGCGCAACCGCGCCGATCACCTGGATCGCGCCATCCGGAACGCCCGCGAGCTCATGGGCGCGGACGACGAGCTGATCATCGTCGATGGGGGCTCGACCGACGGCACGGCCGAGGTGGTGCGGCGGCACGCGGACATCGTCACGCAGTTCGTGTCCGCGCCGGACACGGGCGAGGCCCACGGGTTCAACCGCGGCCTTCTCATGGCGCGGGGCCGCATCATCAAGCTGCTCGGCGACGACGACTACCTCTACCCGGAGGGCATGCGCCGGGCGATCGCGATGCTCGAGGATCACCCCGAGATCGATGCCCTGATGTGCGGCGGAGAGGCGTGCGAGTTCGATCCTGCGAGCGGCCGGACCCGGCTGGTGGAGTACCGTTTCCTGCCCCCGGGGATGCATCTCCGCGACGACGTGACGCACGTGCTGCGCTACACGCAGTGCGGGCTCGGGCTCGTGCTGGCGCGGCGGGTGCTCGAACGGGTGGGTCTGCTCGATACGTCCTTCCGCGCCGTGGACACCGATTACATGGCCCGCCTCATCCGGAGCGGTGTCGACTTCCGCTATTACAACGTCAAGCTGTTCCGCCACATCACCCACCCGCACTCGGGTCAGAACCGGGAGGCCGAGTCCCTGCGCGATCGAGCGCGGGTCCTGCTCGGCAGCGGTGCCTTCCCGCGCATCGACGAGGCGAGGAGTCCGTCGGCGCTGGCGCAGGCGCTGGGACTCGACCGGGTTCCGCGCGGAGAGGCGCTGGCGCTCCTCATCTGGTACGCCGAGCGGTTGCGGCGCGGGCGGCTCGGATTTCTGCTCTCGTGGATGGCCTGGGGAACGCGCGCGGCGGCGGGGGTCTTCAGGGTCTGCCGCGGAGTCGCGCGTCGGATTCTACCGGCCGGCATGATGCGCGGTCGGAGGGATGTGGACCTCGCCGTCGAGCCGGAATGGGACGGCAGCCTGCGTTGA
- a CDS encoding DegT/DnrJ/EryC1/StrS family aminotransferase, protein MDFFHVHVSPRSRTLAGEVLASGWLSEGKMTRRFEQDLAARLGILHPVAVNSGTAALHLGLALAGVGPGDEVILPPQTFVGTGLSVLMHGAIPVFADVDPLTGNLSPSAVGRAITSRTRAVMPVHWGGYPCDLDEINALAKEHGLTVVEDAAHALGATYRRRPIGAVSRFTAFSFQAIKHVTTGDGGALACSSPADARAAVARRWFGIDRDASRPSILGERVFDIETLGYKSHMNDLAAAVGLGNLEDFPARLARRRGTARLYREAFANVAGLRLPPLAADRAHAYWLFTVLVERREDFIRKLQSRDIPASVVHLRIDRYKVFGGLRRDLEGQTSYDERQVSIPVHEGLTDDDVQSIIAAIRSGW, encoded by the coding sequence ATGGACTTCTTCCACGTTCACGTATCGCCCCGATCCAGGACGCTCGCCGGCGAGGTTCTCGCTTCGGGCTGGCTGAGCGAGGGGAAGATGACGCGCCGGTTCGAGCAGGATCTCGCTGCGCGGCTCGGGATTCTCCACCCGGTCGCCGTGAACAGCGGCACGGCCGCGCTGCATCTGGGACTGGCGCTCGCGGGGGTGGGGCCGGGCGACGAAGTCATCCTCCCCCCCCAGACCTTCGTCGGCACCGGTCTCTCGGTCCTGATGCACGGTGCGATACCGGTATTCGCCGACGTCGATCCCCTGACCGGCAACCTCTCCCCTTCGGCGGTCGGGCGGGCGATCACATCGCGCACACGGGCCGTCATGCCGGTGCACTGGGGCGGTTATCCGTGCGACCTGGACGAGATCAACGCCTTGGCGAAGGAGCACGGCCTGACCGTCGTCGAGGATGCCGCCCACGCCCTCGGCGCCACCTACCGCCGCCGGCCGATCGGCGCCGTCTCACGGTTCACGGCGTTCAGCTTCCAGGCGATCAAGCACGTGACTACGGGGGACGGCGGCGCGCTTGCCTGCTCCTCCCCCGCGGATGCGCGGGCCGCGGTGGCGCGCCGCTGGTTCGGCATCGACCGCGACGCCAGCCGTCCGTCGATCCTGGGGGAGCGGGTCTTCGACATCGAGACCCTGGGATACAAGTCGCACATGAACGACCTCGCCGCGGCCGTCGGTCTCGGGAACCTGGAGGACTTCCCCGCCCGTCTCGCCCGCAGGCGGGGGACCGCGCGCCTCTATCGCGAGGCCTTCGCGAACGTCGCGGGTCTGCGGCTGCCGCCGCTTGCGGCCGATCGCGCCCACGCGTATTGGCTGTTCACCGTCCTGGTCGAAAGGCGCGAAGATTTCATCCGCAAGCTCCAGAGCCGCGATATCCCCGCCTCGGTCGTCCATCTCAGAATCGACCGTTACAAGGTGTTCGGCGGGCTGCGCCGCGATCTCGAGGGGCAGACCTCCTACGACGAACGGCAGGTTTCGATCCCGGTGCACGAGGGACTGACCGACGACGATGTGCAGTCGATTATCGCGGCCATCCGCTCGGGATGGTGA
- a CDS encoding ABC transporter ATP-binding protein: MIRAEGVSKKYRIGARATTYTTLRESIMAVAKAPLRRLRRLSGRDGGSPTIWALEDISFEVRQGEAVAIIGRNGAGKSTLLKVLARITEPTRGRVELFGRVGSLLEVGTGFHPELTGRENIFLNGAILGMRRAELRSKFDAIVDFAEIGQFLDTPVKHYSSGMFVRLAFAVAAHIDPDILLVDEILAVGDAAFQKRCLGKMDDVARQGRTVLYVSHHMPSVTRLCRRGILLEQGRVRMDGDIFQVTGHYLKSDLGTSAERRWHDPATAPGDAVARLKSVRVLCDGRVSDVVDVRRPVTVEMEYLNLKAGAVLVSGFSFLNDQGVHLFVSCDWFGEPRNEAPKPPGVYRSRCVVPGNLFAEGQVRVVAEVSTGHPVYQIHFLEYDSAAFQVIDSGEPGSVRGRWGRPIPGVVRPALEWETSRVGSVEAA; encoded by the coding sequence ATGATCCGTGCCGAGGGCGTCAGCAAGAAGTACCGCATCGGCGCGCGCGCGACGACCTACACGACCCTGCGCGAAAGCATCATGGCGGTGGCGAAGGCCCCGCTGCGCCGGCTGCGGCGGTTGTCGGGGCGGGACGGCGGGTCGCCGACCATCTGGGCCCTGGAGGACATCTCCTTCGAGGTGCGCCAGGGGGAAGCGGTCGCCATCATCGGCCGCAACGGCGCCGGCAAGAGCACCCTCCTCAAAGTCCTGGCGCGCATCACCGAGCCGACACGCGGGCGCGTCGAGCTGTTCGGTCGCGTCGGCAGCCTGCTGGAAGTCGGAACCGGCTTCCATCCGGAGCTGACCGGACGGGAGAACATCTTCCTGAACGGCGCCATACTGGGGATGAGGCGCGCGGAGCTGCGATCCAAGTTCGACGCCATCGTCGACTTCGCAGAGATCGGACAGTTTCTCGACACGCCGGTCAAGCACTACTCCAGCGGCATGTTCGTGCGCCTGGCCTTCGCCGTGGCCGCGCACATCGACCCGGACATCCTGCTCGTCGACGAGATCCTGGCGGTGGGGGACGCGGCGTTCCAGAAACGCTGTCTCGGCAAGATGGACGACGTCGCACGCCAAGGGCGCACGGTCCTTTACGTCAGTCATCACATGCCGTCGGTCACGCGGTTGTGCCGGCGCGGCATCCTTCTGGAGCAGGGGCGCGTCCGGATGGACGGCGACATCTTCCAGGTCACCGGGCATTACCTCAAGTCCGACCTCGGCACCTCCGCCGAGAGGCGCTGGCATGACCCCGCGACCGCGCCGGGCGACGCCGTCGCCCGCCTCAAGTCGGTTCGCGTCCTCTGCGACGGACGCGTGAGCGACGTCGTGGACGTGCGCCGGCCGGTGACCGTCGAGATGGAGTACTTGAATCTGAAAGCGGGCGCCGTCCTGGTGTCGGGGTTCTCCTTCCTCAACGACCAGGGCGTGCATCTGTTCGTGTCCTGCGACTGGTTCGGCGAGCCGAGGAACGAGGCGCCCAAGCCGCCGGGCGTCTACCGCAGCCGTTGCGTCGTCCCCGGCAACCTGTTCGCCGAGGGGCAGGTGCGCGTCGTCGCGGAAGTGAGCACGGGTCATCCTGTCTACCAGATCCATTTTCTGGAGTACGACAGCGCCGCATTCCAGGTGATCGACAGCGGCGAGCCGGGAAGCGTGCGCGGTCGGTGGGGCCGGCCGATCCCGGGTGTGGTGCGACCCGCCCTGGAGTGGGAGACCAGCCGCGTCGGGTCGGTGGAGGCGGCATGA
- a CDS encoding ABC transporter permease, which translates to MSVPRSSVTTASSADRQGRAPLVVIEARPGWKGFGLLELWRSRELLYFLVWRDVKVRYKQTVLGVAWAVLQPVLTMILFTFVFGRLGGMGRLVQVPYPVFAYSGILLWGFFAAAAGQSSTSLVVSSHLISKVYFPRLIIPVAAVGSALPDLVVSSVLMFGLLLGFGLPLPARALLFPVFVGTAILSAIGVGTLLSALTVAYRDFRYVTGYLIQTWIFLCPVAYPLDAIPGRFRLLYSLNPMVGPIAGCRASLLGETFPWVPIAVSTTSSIVLLLMALAYFRSVERRFADIV; encoded by the coding sequence ATGAGCGTTCCCCGGTCTTCGGTGACCACCGCATCATCGGCCGACCGGCAGGGCCGGGCGCCGCTCGTCGTCATCGAGGCGCGCCCGGGGTGGAAGGGGTTCGGACTCCTCGAGCTCTGGCGCTCCCGCGAGCTTCTGTACTTCCTCGTCTGGCGCGACGTGAAGGTGCGCTACAAGCAGACGGTCCTCGGCGTGGCCTGGGCCGTTCTGCAGCCGGTTCTTACGATGATCCTGTTCACCTTTGTCTTCGGCAGGCTCGGCGGCATGGGACGGCTCGTACAGGTCCCTTACCCGGTCTTCGCCTACTCGGGGATTCTCCTGTGGGGCTTCTTCGCCGCGGCCGCGGGGCAGAGCTCGACGAGCCTCGTCGTCAGCAGCCATCTGATCTCCAAAGTCTACTTCCCGCGCCTCATCATACCGGTCGCCGCGGTCGGGTCCGCCCTCCCGGATCTCGTGGTCTCGAGCGTCCTGATGTTCGGGCTGCTTCTGGGATTCGGCCTGCCGCTCCCGGCGCGCGCGCTGCTCTTTCCGGTGTTCGTCGGCACGGCGATTCTGTCGGCGATCGGGGTCGGGACCCTTCTGTCGGCGCTCACGGTCGCCTATCGCGATTTCCGGTACGTGACCGGCTACCTGATCCAGACCTGGATCTTTCTCTGCCCGGTCGCCTACCCGCTCGACGCGATCCCTGGACGCTTCAGACTCCTGTACTCGCTCAACCCGATGGTCGGGCCGATCGCCGGCTGCCGGGCGTCGCTCCTGGGAGAGACATTCCCCTGGGTTCCCATCGCGGTCTCCACGACCTCCTCGATCGTCCTGCTCCTCATGGCCCTGGCGTACTTCCGCAGCGTCGAGAGGCGCTTCGCGGACATCGTGTGA
- a CDS encoding NAD-dependent epimerase/dehydratase family protein: MKTVVVLGGTGFIGRSVMRLLQERGERGVSLSRREGCDLLDLQGLTDRLAALRPQALINCAAHVGSLHYVSRNAADVIHDNMRMILNVYAALRGVCPSAVLVNPISNCSYPGEAAVQVESEWQNGPVHDSVLAFGSTRRMIHALAASYQRQHGVGSVNWLVPNAYGPGDASDPDRVHALNGIIIRLLRARKAGERRFEIWGSGRPVREWVYVDDAARVLVESLEGGPQIDPVNIAQKQGHTIAEIAALAAKILGYEVELVFNTRYPDGAPSKILDDRRFREKFPHFRFMPIEDGISRTIDYYRSVS, encoded by the coding sequence ATGAAGACGGTCGTCGTCCTGGGCGGGACCGGGTTCATCGGTCGCAGTGTGATGCGTCTCCTCCAGGAGCGCGGCGAGCGGGGCGTTTCGCTGTCCCGCCGCGAAGGCTGCGACCTTCTGGACCTCCAGGGGCTGACGGACCGTCTCGCCGCCCTGCGCCCTCAGGCTCTCATCAACTGCGCGGCGCACGTCGGGAGCCTGCACTACGTGAGCCGGAACGCAGCGGACGTCATCCACGACAACATGAGGATGATCCTGAATGTCTACGCCGCCCTCCGGGGCGTCTGCCCTTCTGCCGTCCTCGTCAACCCGATCTCCAATTGCTCCTATCCGGGCGAGGCGGCCGTGCAGGTCGAGTCGGAGTGGCAGAACGGCCCGGTGCACGACTCGGTCCTGGCCTTCGGATCGACGCGCCGCATGATCCACGCCCTCGCCGCTTCTTATCAGAGACAGCACGGCGTGGGGTCGGTGAACTGGCTCGTCCCCAACGCCTACGGCCCCGGAGACGCTTCCGACCCCGACCGGGTGCACGCCCTCAACGGCATCATCATCCGGCTGCTGCGCGCCCGCAAGGCGGGGGAGCGACGCTTCGAGATCTGGGGCAGCGGGCGACCCGTGCGCGAATGGGTCTACGTGGACGACGCCGCCCGCGTCCTGGTCGAGTCCCTCGAAGGCGGACCCCAGATCGACCCGGTCAACATCGCGCAGAAGCAGGGCCACACGATCGCCGAGATCGCCGCGCTGGCCGCGAAGATCCTGGGATACGAAGTCGAGCTGGTGTTCAACACGCGTTATCCCGACGGCGCGCCCAGCAAGATCCTCGACGACCGGCGGTTCCGTGAGAAGTTTCCCCATTTCCGGTTCATGCCGATCGAGGACGGGATCTCGCGCACCATCGACTATTACCGGTCGGTCTCGTAG
- a CDS encoding class I SAM-dependent methyltransferase, producing MTRKSVRPSVFDRYPQFLTLKGLVPDEVVEREIGSKAAEFERTLARARRVIPQVRLCDVFPPEIERGAIRLENFLGHWGNVSVESVCKIGLIIRWLRPRRILEIGTYNGMTTLQMALNAPPECTVYTLDLPVGQQPSVPSSELDKYVAQSFLPRFGTSTGSYFKGRTDVRIVQLLGDSTTFGYNAWIDGPIDLVFIDGAHDYRTKKIDSENALRLLSPTGMILWDNFADVCCPEVTRYLLDLSADLSVSHLKGTLLAVHRRGGPGEGAP from the coding sequence ATGACACGGAAGTCCGTCCGTCCCAGTGTGTTCGATCGTTACCCCCAGTTCCTCACCCTCAAGGGGCTCGTCCCCGACGAGGTGGTCGAGCGCGAGATCGGCTCGAAGGCGGCCGAATTCGAGCGGACCCTGGCGCGCGCGCGCCGGGTCATTCCCCAGGTGCGGCTGTGCGACGTCTTTCCACCGGAGATCGAACGGGGCGCGATTCGGCTCGAGAACTTCCTCGGCCACTGGGGAAACGTGTCGGTCGAGTCGGTCTGCAAGATCGGTCTCATCATCCGCTGGCTGCGTCCCCGGCGCATCCTGGAGATCGGCACGTACAACGGGATGACGACGCTGCAGATGGCGCTGAACGCGCCACCGGAGTGCACCGTCTACACCCTCGACCTGCCCGTGGGCCAGCAGCCGAGCGTCCCCTCCTCCGAGCTGGACAAGTACGTCGCCCAATCGTTCCTGCCCCGCTTCGGCACCTCCACCGGCTCCTACTTCAAGGGGCGCACCGATGTGCGGATCGTGCAGCTTCTCGGCGATTCGACGACCTTCGGCTACAACGCCTGGATCGACGGACCGATCGATCTCGTATTCATCGACGGCGCGCACGACTACCGGACGAAGAAGATCGACAGCGAGAACGCGCTCCGGCTCCTCTCCCCGACCGGCATGATCCTGTGGGACAATTTTGCCGACGTCTGCTGCCCCGAGGTGACCCGCTATCTGCTGGATCTGAGCGCCGACCTGAGCGTCTCTCATCTGAAAGGCACCCTGCTGGCCGTTCACCGCCGCGGCGGCCCGGGGGAGGGAGCGCCGTGA